A genomic window from Triticum urartu cultivar G1812 chromosome 7, Tu2.1, whole genome shotgun sequence includes:
- the LOC125522545 gene encoding uncharacterized protein LOC125522545 — protein MADSGEQNGNGHAPAAAGNAPVEPQQQQPAGADEAELVWKLRKYLVLMAILVAAITFQAGLAPPGGVWQESNKGRVASDIVMRSSYPRRYHVFFYCNTTAFGASLMVLILLLVRKVSRNPVWLRALQFAMILGLLGLMGAYAAGSCREVRASVYIWVLLLAIFAYVTLHVVFFKHLAPEGLRKFLSGVKKRWKGTLGYIFNSSKPDEQKASNAERVADDGVNSINIEEPERNGSSEQVLAAAAAEEEEEKKKKEKEAADKKREEEVEHLERNRSSLLVLATLAATVTYVAGLSPPGGFWSDDNNNHIPGDPVLRDHYPRRFKAFFYCNATAFAGSLVIIIMLLSQTALDHVVKSNALRMCVLVSLFGLMGAYAAGSCREVHTSIYVFALVGAVFLYLIIKFIGPAVPKPGGVGNTITRLEEKWDKLLKKLKDFFMTPSERDQPPQSNNSNSSNTDDPAKDGLQKLRTYLLLLGILAATVTYQAGLNPPGGFWTDSTDEHTAGDPILEVISPKRYKAFFYCNATAFVASLVIIILLQSQQITLHAMKRNVLQTAMAVVLFGLMGAYVAGSSRKFSTSIYVFILVLLVFAYVALHTIYVPRILKAPVKKLIEDIEASIPESSQNLGPSELATEEKDLQKRRKFLMLLAILAASITYQTGISPPGGFWTDNNGHRAGNSVFRDEFRNRYRVFFYFNATAFMASLAVILLLVSKRLCDRGLKCYALRTCVLVDLISLMGAFAAGSCRKVSTSAYVILVIVAVFVYVMIQVMVLVYAKDKVNKLMVWMFKGQMASYKILEHQDTSTDRKRSTREHKWRKDLMMIGTLAITVTYQAGLLPPGGVWPDDRDGHFAGDPILHDTNLTRYKVFFYCNATAFMASMVMVSLLLNNTISKYKRSLLVMKTAMVLGLLGLLGAYAAGSCRKFKTSAYIFALVIAVIIYIVIHVLLSFDEVARLVKEKWEKWVGCLQNCFGCN, from the coding sequence ATGGCGGATTCCGGGGAGCAGAACGGCAATGGCCATGCCCCTGCAGCTGCCGGCAACGCTCCCGTCGagccgcagcagcagcagccagCCGGCGCCGACGAGGCCGAGCTCGTGTGGAAGCTGCGGAAGTACCTGGTGCTGATGGCCATCCTCGTGGCGGCCATCACGTTCCAGGCGGGGCTGGCCCCGCCGGGCGGCGTCTGGCAGGAGAGCAACAAGGGCCGCGTCGCCAGCGACATCGTGATGAGGTCCAGCTACCCCAGGCGGTACCACGTCTTCTTCTACTGCAACACGACGGCGTTCGGGGCCTCGCTCATGGTGCTCATACTGCTCCTGGTGAGGAAGGTGAGCCGGAATCCGGTCTGGCTCCGCGCGCTTCAGTTCGCCATGATCCTGGGCTTGCTGGGGCTCATGGGGGCCTACGCCGCTGGGAGCTGCAGGGAGGTGAGGGCCTCTGTTTACATCTGGGTGTTACTCCTTGCCATCTTCGCCTATGTCACACTCCATGTGGTGTTCTTCAAGCACCTGGCACCTGAGGGGCTGCGGAAATTTCTATCCGGTGTCAAGAAACGTTGGAAGGGAACTCTGGGGTACATTTTCAATTCATCAAAACCAGATGAGCAAAAGGCTTCAAATGCAGAGAGGGTAGCCGATGATGGAGTGAATTCAATTAACATAGAAGAACCTGAAAGAAATGGCAGCTCCGAGCAGGTTcttgcagcagcagcagcagaagaagaagaagagaagaagaaaaaggagaaagaGGCTGCAGACAagaagagagaggaagaagtggAACATCTTGAAAGAAATCGCAGCTCCTTGCTGGTTCTTGCCACACTGGCAGCAACCGTGACTTATGTCGCAGGGCTAAGTCCTCCAGGTGGCTTCTGGTCTGATGATAACAATAACCACATTCCTGGTGACCCGGTGCTGCGAGATCACTACCCACGCCGATTCAAGGCCTTCTTCTATTGCAATGCCACTGCTTTTGCTGGATCACTCGTCATCATCATCATGCTCCTCAGTCAAACAGCGTTGGATCATGTTGTCAAGTCAAATGCTCTGCGGATGTGTGTGCTAGTTAGCCTCTTTGGGCTTATGGGGGCATATGCTGCCGGAAGTTGCAGGGAGGTCCATACATCTATCTATGTCTTTGCACTTGTTGGCGCAGTCTTTCTCTACCTCATCATTAAGTTTATTGGACCTGCTGTGCCCAAGCCGGGGGGTGTAGGAAACACCATCACACGTCTGGAAGAGAAGTGGGATAAACTGCTTAAGAAGCTGAAAGATTTCTTCATGACCCCGTCAGAACGTGACCAACCGCCTCAATCCAACAACAGCAACAGCTCAAACACTGATGATCCTGCTAAGGATGGTCTACAGAAGTTGCGCACATACCTTCTATTGCTTGGCATCCTTGCTGCCACAGTCACCTACCAAGCTGGGCTGAATCCACCAGGAGGCTTTTGGACAGATAGTACTGATGAGCATACTGCTGGTGATCCAATTTTGGAGGTCATCAGTCCCAAGCGCTACAAGGCATTCTTCTATTGCAACGCCACAGCATTCGTAGCCTCTTTGGTTATCATCATCCTGCTCCAGAGTCAGCAGATTACCCTTCATGCCATGAAGCGTAATGTACTGCAAACAGCGATGGCAGTGGTTCTCTTTGGTCTCATGGGAGCCTATGTTGCTGGAAGCAGCAGGAAGTTCTCAACATCCATTTATGTGTTCATTCTAGTGCTCCTGGTTTTCGCCTATGTGGCACTTCATACTATATATGTACCTCGCATTCTCAAGGCACCAGTGAAGAAGTTAATAGAGGATATAGAGGCTTCCATACCAGAATCCTCCCAAAATCTTGGTCCTTCTGAACTTGCTACTGAAGAAAAAGATTTGCAGAAGAGGCGCAAGTTTCTGATGTTGCtcgcaattctagcagcttctatCACATACCAAACTGGCATAAGCCCACCAGGTGGCTTTTGGACTGACAACAACGGCCACCGAGCAGGTAACTCGGTGTTTCGTGACGAGTTCCGAAACCGTTATAGGGTGTTCTTCTACTTCAATGCCACTGCTTTCATGGCGTCCCTGGCCGTTATTCTGTTGCTTGTTAGCAAGAGGCTATGCGACAGAGGTCTGAAGTGCTATGCGCTGCGCACATGTGTACTGGTTGATCTTATCAGCCTCATGGGTGCTTTTGCCGCTGGAAGCTGCAGAAAAGTGTCAACATCTGCCTATGTCATTCTTGTCATTGTTGCTGTGTTTGTCTATGTCATGATTCAAGTCATGGTTCTAGTATATGCAAAAGACAAGGTGAATAAACTGATGGTGTGGATGTTCAAAGGACAAATGGCCAGCTATAAAATTTTAGAGCACCAAGATACATCTACGGATCGCAAGAGAAGCACACGGGAGCACAAATGGCGCAAAGATTTAATGATGATTGGGACTCTTGCAATCACTGTCACATACCAAGCTGGTCTGCTCCCGCCAGGAGGAGTTTGGCCTGATGACCGGGATGGCCATTTTGCAGGTGACCCAATCCTCCATGATACCAACTTAACACGGTACAAGGTATTCTTCTACTGCAACGCCACAGCATTCATGGCCTCAATGGTCATGGTCAGCCTCCTACTGAACAACACAATAAGCAAGTACAAGAGATCTCTTCTTGTTATGAAAACGGCAATGGTATTGGGATTGCTTGGTTTACTTGGGGCATATGCTGCGGGCAGCTGCAGGAAGTTTAAGACATCTGCGTACATTTTTGCACTTGTCATTGCCGTGATCATCTACATCGTCATTCATGTCTTATTGTCATTTGACGAAGTGGCAAGGTTAGTGAAGGAGAAGTGGGAAAAGTGGGTGGGATGTCTGCAAAATTGCTTCGGTTGCAACTGA